A single genomic interval of Antechinus flavipes isolate AdamAnt ecotype Samford, QLD, Australia chromosome 1, AdamAnt_v2, whole genome shotgun sequence harbors:
- the NUBP2 gene encoding cytosolic Fe-S cluster assembly factor NUBP2 isoform X1: MEAAQETGNLTGIRQIILVLSGKGGVGKSTISTELALALRHSGKKVGILDVDLCGPSIPRMLKVQNKAVHQCDNGWVPVFVDQEQTISLMSVGFLLEKPDEAVVWRGPKKNALIKQFVSDVAWGNLDYLIVDTPPGTSDEHISAVEALRPYKPLGAILVTTPQAISVGDVRRELTFCKKTGLRVLGIVENMSGFVCPHCSECTNLFSKGGGEELARHAKVPFLGCVPLDPQLTKSLEEGQDFIQEFPKSPAFPAFISITQQILNGTSAQTS; this comes from the exons ATGGAGGCCGCACAGG AGACAGGAAATCTTACTGGCATCAGGCAGATCATCTTGGTCCTTTCAGGAAAAGGAGGGGTGGGGAAAAGTACCATTTCTACAGAGCTGGCCCTGGCCCTTCGGCATTCAGGCAAGAAG GTTGGGATTCTGGATGTGGATCTCTGCGGTCCCAGCATTCCCCGAATGCTAAAAGTACAAAACAAGGCCGTGCACCAGTGTGACAATGGCTGGGTGCCTGTGTTTGTGGACCAAGAGCAAACCATCTCCCTCATGTCTGTGGGTTTCCTACTGGAGAAGCCAGATGAGGCTGTGGTGTGGAGAGGACCCAAAAAAAATG CATTGATAAAACAGTTTGTCTCTGATGTGGCCTGGGGTAACTTGGACTATCTCATTGTGGATACACCGCCTGGGACTTCTGATGAGCACATTTCTGCTGTGGAAGCTCTTCGCCCTTATAAGCCCCTGGGAGCTATTTTGGTTACTACACCCCAG GCAATTTCTGTGGGTGATGTCCGGAGAGAGCTCACCTTTTGCAAGAAGACAGGGTTGCGAGTGCTTGGAATTGTGGAGAATATGAGTGGTTTTGTCTGTCCACATTGTTCG GAGTGCACTAATCTTTTCTCTAAGGGAGGTGGGGAAGAATTGGCCAGACATGCAAAAGTTCCCTTCTTAG GCTGTGTGCCCCTGGATCCTCAGCTTACAAAGAGTTTGGAGGAAGGCCAAGACTTCATCCAGGAATTCCCTAAAAGTCCTGCTTTTCCTGCATTCATTTCCATCACACAGCAAATCTTGAATGGGACATCGGCTCAAACCTCCTAA
- the NUBP2 gene encoding cytosolic Fe-S cluster assembly factor NUBP2 isoform X2, producing MLKVQNKAVHQCDNGWVPVFVDQEQTISLMSVGFLLEKPDEAVVWRGPKKNALIKQFVSDVAWGNLDYLIVDTPPGTSDEHISAVEALRPYKPLGAILVTTPQAISVGDVRRELTFCKKTGLRVLGIVENMSGFVCPHCSECTNLFSKGGGEELARHAKVPFLGCVPLDPQLTKSLEEGQDFIQEFPKSPAFPAFISITQQILNGTSAQTS from the exons ATGCTAAAAGTACAAAACAAGGCCGTGCACCAGTGTGACAATGGCTGGGTGCCTGTGTTTGTGGACCAAGAGCAAACCATCTCCCTCATGTCTGTGGGTTTCCTACTGGAGAAGCCAGATGAGGCTGTGGTGTGGAGAGGACCCAAAAAAAATG CATTGATAAAACAGTTTGTCTCTGATGTGGCCTGGGGTAACTTGGACTATCTCATTGTGGATACACCGCCTGGGACTTCTGATGAGCACATTTCTGCTGTGGAAGCTCTTCGCCCTTATAAGCCCCTGGGAGCTATTTTGGTTACTACACCCCAG GCAATTTCTGTGGGTGATGTCCGGAGAGAGCTCACCTTTTGCAAGAAGACAGGGTTGCGAGTGCTTGGAATTGTGGAGAATATGAGTGGTTTTGTCTGTCCACATTGTTCG GAGTGCACTAATCTTTTCTCTAAGGGAGGTGGGGAAGAATTGGCCAGACATGCAAAAGTTCCCTTCTTAG GCTGTGTGCCCCTGGATCCTCAGCTTACAAAGAGTTTGGAGGAAGGCCAAGACTTCATCCAGGAATTCCCTAAAAGTCCTGCTTTTCCTGCATTCATTTCCATCACACAGCAAATCTTGAATGGGACATCGGCTCAAACCTCCTAA
- the IGFALS gene encoding insulin-like growth factor-binding protein complex acid labile subunit codes for MVGPGARSSLGLEGAEAGDPELLKCPGVCACSYDDYSEELNVYCSSKNLTQLPSDLPGPTKALWLDGNNFTTLPTGAFKNLSSLDFLNLQSSQVSSLEPHAFHGLRALYHLHLERNRLKSLAPNTFLHTQNLVSLSLNNNHFSKVEEGLFAGLSNLWDLNLGWNSLVVLPDTLFHDLPNLRELVVAGNKLAYLQPQLFCSLTELRELDLSGNALRSIKANVFIKLQKLQKLYLSHNLISTVAPRAFLGLRSLRWLDLSHNRIGVLFEETFLGLLSLHVLRLSNNAISGLRPRTFKDLQILEELQLGHNKIRSLGERTFEGLGQLEVLTLNHNQIQDIKVGAFPGLFNVAVMNLSSNCIKSLPEQVFKGLGKLHSLHLEGSCLSRVQRHTFSGLPGLRRLFLKHNSISEIEDQSLTELHELLELDLTANMLALLSRQLFQGLQNLEYLLLSHNQLAHLSPDTFSSLQRLFWLDLSHNHIETIADGLFAPLGNLRYLSLKNNSLRTFSTQLPALEQLWLEGNRWNCSCSLKGLRDFSLKKPSVVPRFVRAIQERDDCQTPVYTYNNLTCQSPLEVAGLDLRDVGEDHFAHC; via the coding sequence ATGGTGGGCCCCGGAGCAAGGAGCTCCTTGGGCCTGGAAGGAGCGGAGGCCGGCGATCCCGAGCTCCTGAAGTGCCCGGGTGTCTGCGCCTGCAGCTACGATGACTACAGCGAAGAGCTCAACGTCTACTGCAGCTCCAAGAACCTCACGCAGCTCCCCAGTGACCTGCCTGGGCCCACCAAGGCTCTGTGGCTGGACGGCAACAACTTCACCACGCTGCCTACGGGGGCCTTCAAAAACCTCTCCAGCCTGGATTTCCTCAACCTGCAGAGCAGCCAGGTGAGCAGCCTCGAGCCGCACGCTTTCCATGGACTCAGGGCCCTCTATCACCTCCACCTGGAGCGAAACCGGCTGAAGTCCCTGGCCCCCAACACTTTCCTGCACACCCAGAACCTGGTGTCCCTGAGCCTCAACAACAACCACTTCAGCAAGGTGGAAGAGGGGCTCTTTGCGGGGCTGTCCAACCTCTGGGACCTGAACCTTGGCTGGAACTCGCTGGTGGTTCTCCCAGACACGCTGTTCCACGACCTGCCCAACCTGCGTGAGCTTGTCGTGGCCGGGAACAAGCTGGCTTACTTGCAGCCCCAGCTCTTCTGCAGCCTCACTGAGCTGCGGGAACTGGATCTGAGCGGGAACGCTCTGAGGAGCATCAAGGCCAACGTCTTCATCAAGCTGCAGAAGCTGCAGAAGCTCTACCTGAGCCACAACCTCATCAGCACCGTGGCCCCCCGGGCTTTCCTGGGCCTCAGGTCCTTGCGCTGGCTGGACCTGTCTCACAACCGCATCGGCGTCCTCTTCGAGGAGACCTTCCTGGGCCTCCTCAGCCTGCACGTCCTGCGCCTCTCCAACAATGCCATCAGTGGTCTCCGGCCCAGGACCTTCAAAGACCTACAGATCCTGGAGGAGCTGCAGCTCGGGCACAACAAGATCAGGAGTCTTGGGGAGAGGACATTCGAGGGTCTGGGCCAACTGGAAGTCCTCACCCTGAACCACAATCAGATCCAGGACATCAAGGTTGGGGCGTTTCCTGGCCTCTTCAACGTGGCTGTGATGAATCTGTCCAGCAACTGCATCAAAAGCCTCCCTGAGCAGGTCTTCAAGGGGCTCGGCAAACTGCACAGCCTCCACCTCGAGGGCAGCTGCCTCAGCCGGGTCCAGCGGCACACGTTCTCGGGCCTCCCTGGCTTGCGGAGACTCTTCTTGAAGCATAACAGCATCTCCGAGATCGAGGACCAGAGCCTGACGGAGCTGCATGAACTTTTGGAGCTGGACCTCACGGCCAACATGCTGGCGCTCCTCTCTCGTCAGCTCTTCCAGGGGCTCCAGAACCTGGAGTACCTGCTTCTTTCCCACAACCAGCTGGCCCATCTCTCCCCAGATACCTTCAGCTCCCTCCAGCGTCTGTTCTGGCTTGACCTCTCCCACAACCACATAGAAACCATAGCTGACGGCCTGTTTGCCCCTTTGGGGAATCTCAGGTATCTCAGCCTCAAGAACAACTCTCTTAGGACCTTCTCCACGCAGCTCCCAGCGCTGGAACAGCTGTGGTTGGAAGGAAACAGATGGAACTGCAGCTGTTCCCTAAAGGGGCTGAGGGATTTTTCCCTGAAGAAGCCCAGTGTGGTGCCTCGCTTTGTCCGAGCCATCCAAGAGCGGGACGACTGCCAGACTCCCGTGTACACCTATAATAACCTCACCTGTCAGAGCCCCCTCGAGGTGGCTGGCCTTGACCTGCGTGATGTGGGAGAAGACCATTTTGCTCACTGTTAA